CCTTATAAGGCTTGATGAAACAGGCAATGTGGGAAATTCAACCAACTCTATTTTTGAATTTTGACTTGCAATTTTGACTTTTGACTTTTGACTTTTGACTTTAATTTTAAACCCCTCTCTGGTTACGGCAACAAATTTTATCATCCCAAAGAGCTTTTCTATATCCTTCCACTTACAAAGCTCGGGGATTGTATCTGTGCCTATGATAAAATAATAATCGTTTTTATCGCCATAAATAGATTTTATCTCCCTAATTGTATCTATTGTATATGAATATCCCCCTTTTTTAATTTCAAGGTTCACTGGAATAAATGATTTATTATTCTTTAAGGATAACTTTAACATCTTAAATCTATCTTTTGAATTTGCAATTGGTTTTGGTTTATGTGGAGGAATACCTGATGGAACAAACAAAACCATTTCAAGTTCAAGTTTTTCTTTAACTATTTCTGCGGCTTGGAGATGGCCAAAATGGACAGGGTCAAATACACCACCCATTATTCCAATCTTCATAATTTTATCCCTCTATTCCAGCTTCCTCCAGACTTTTCTTCAACAAATGTTTTAAATTCAATTTATCTGCCCAACAATATCCAATCGCCTCCCCTGCACCTTCAATACCCCTAATACATCACTCCACTCTCTATCCGATACCTCGCCACCCATTTTATACCATTGCAATTTACTTAAGATAGTATCTTCAGGTGTAGAAATATAGGCAGTGTATCGGGTGAGAGTGTTTTCATTTAACTTCATTCTGCCAAAAAAATTTATTTT
This genomic interval from bacterium contains the following:
- the nadD gene encoding nicotinate-nucleotide adenylyltransferase produces the protein MKIGIMGGVFDPVHFGHLQAAEIVKEKLELEMVLFVPSGIPPHKPKPIANSKDRFKMLKLSLKNNKSFIPVNLEIKKGGYSYTIDTIREIKSIYGDKNDYYFIIGTDTIPELCKWKDIEKLFGMIKFVAVTREGFKIKVKSQKSKVKIASQNSKIELVEFPTLPVSSSLIRERIKKGLSIKYLLPDDVERYIQEKGLYFIKF